In the Diprion similis isolate iyDipSimi1 chromosome 2, iyDipSimi1.1, whole genome shotgun sequence genome, one interval contains:
- the LOC124416205 gene encoding uncharacterized protein LOC124416205, protein MEEIIRIQKPVTFDESIAHSEVHAHQPFASSTFGNNDEIRISVQNQNECVLPEKSSLHIHGKVTKEDYSMVAATKLVVMAVCHMFEEIRYELNGVEIDRNKNVGITSIMKGYLSLTPGQQHGLENTGWLSVADINLADDAGNFDVVIPLRYLLGFAEDYCRVIVNAKHELILTRTNTDLNAVLQTNTTEKFKITLKKVEWLLPYIKLADKPKIQLLNYIAKDSAIPMSFRSWETYVYPMLPSTTRHVWAVKTSTQLEKPRYVIMGFQTARKNEALKNASEFDHCRIRDVKLFLNSQCYPYGNLNLDISNNQYAILYDMYVQFQTSYYNKEAEPLLSKSEFIKRAPLIVIGCSKQNESLKTGPVDIRLEFEASVEFPRNAAAYCMILHDRVVEYSPISGTVKKLV, encoded by the coding sequence ATGGaggaaataataagaatacagAAACCCGTGACATTCGACGAATCGATCGCACACTCTGAGGTTCACGCTCACCAGCCATTTGCATCATCGACCTTTGGGAAtaacgatgaaattcgaatttccgtTCAAAATCAGAACGAGTGCGTGCTACCGGAAAAAAGCTCCCTGCACATTCACGGGAAAGTTACAAAAGAAGATTATTCCATGGTGGCCGCTACAAAATTGGTCGTCATGGCTGTTTGCCATATGTTTGAGGAAATTCGGTACGAGTTGAACGGTGTGGAAattgatcgaaataaaaatgtgggcATCACCAGCATCATGAAGGGATACTTATCCCTCACCCCAGGGCAACAGCACGGCTTGGAGAACACCGGTTGGCTGAGCGTTGCCGATATCAACCTGGCCGATGATGCTGgaaattttgatgtcgttATACCGCTGCGTTATCTGCTGGGATTCGCCGAGGATTATTGCCGAGTCATCGTTAATGCCAAACATGAGTTGATTCTCACACGCACTAACACCGATTTAAATGCTGTACTTCAGACAAACACTACCGAGAAGTTCAAAATTACCCTCAAAAAAGTCGAGTGGCTGCTGCCCTACATCAAACTAGCCGACAAGCCGAAAATCCAGCTACTCAACTACATCGCCAAGGACTCGGCCATTCCCATGAGTTTTCGTTCTTGGGAAACGTACGTGTATCCGATGCTGCCATCAACGACGCGGCATGTCTGGGCGGTCAAGACATCGACACAGCTGGAGAAGCCTAGATACGTCATAATGGGATTCCAAACTGCAAGGAAAAACGAGGCATTGAAAAATGCTAGCGAATTCGATCATTGTAGAATAAGAGATGTGAAACTCTTCCTCAACTCACAGTGTTACCCCTATGGGAATTTAAATCTAGATATTTCCAATAATCAATACGCCATTCTGTACGATATGTATGTCCAGTTTCAAACATCCTACTACAACAAGGAAGCCGAACCTCTGCTCTcgaaaagtgaatttataaaacgcgCGCCCCTGATCGTCATCGGTTgctcaaaacaaaatgaatcgtTGAAAACCGGACCGGTGGACATCCGGCTGGAATTTGAAGCAAGCGTGGAATTTCCTCGAAACGCCGCAGCCTACTGTATGATCTTGCATGATCGGGTCGTTGAGTACAGTCCGATTAGTGGCACGGTGAAGAAATTAGTATAA